A window from Chiloscyllium punctatum isolate Juve2018m chromosome 3, sChiPun1.3, whole genome shotgun sequence encodes these proteins:
- the LOC140463425 gene encoding XK-related protein 6-like isoform X3 — protein MAAKSDGVGVTGFAQLHNLDESVTEGGDEQQLDGGPEASSSFHICHCCNTSSCYWGCRSACLRRSLCNLKGGDHPVLDCLWIVIALLVFFSDVGTDLWLAADYYLKQDYWWFGLTLFFVLVPSVLVQILSFRWFMQDYAGGGLGGVEGLSSRRSGVTGYNRCCRTSVWIWQSVIHILQLGQVWRVRNKDKEGRTILCLLSSL, from the coding sequence ATGGCCGCGAAATCCGACGGTGTCGGGGTTACCGGTTTCGCCCAGCTGCACAACCTGGACGAATCGGTGACCGAGGGGGGTGACGAGCAGCAGCTGGACGGGGGGCCGGAagccagcagctcattccacatctgTCACTGCTGTAACACCTCATCGTGTTACTGGGGCTGCCGGAGCGCCTGCCTGAGGAGATCGCTGTGTAACCTGAAAGGGGGGGACCATCCCGTCTTGGACTGTCTCTGGATCGTTATCGCGCTGCTCGTCTTCTTCTCGGACGTAGGCACAGACCTCTGGCTGGCGGCCGACTATTACCTGAAGCAGGACTACTGGTGGTTCGGCTTGACGCTCTTCTTCGTGCTGGTGCCGTCCGTCCTGGTGCAGATCCTCAGCTTCAGGTGGTTCATGCAGGATTACGCCGGCGGGGGACTCGGGGGTGTGGAGGGACTGAGCAGCAGGCGATCCGGCGTCACCGGCTACAACCGCTGCTGCAGGACCTCGGTGTGGATCTGGCAGTCGGTCATTCACATCCTGCAGCTGGGACAAGTGTGGAG
- the LOC140463425 gene encoding XK-related protein 6-like isoform X4: MAAKSDGVGVTGFAQLHNLDESVTEGGDEQQLDGGPEASSSFHICHCCNTSSCYWGCRSACLRRSLCNLKGGDHPVLDCLWIVIALLVFFSDVGTDLWLAADYYLKQDYWWFGLTLFFVLVPSVLVQILSFRWFMQDYAGGGLGGVEGLSSRRSGVTGYNRCCRTSVWIWQSVIHILQLGQVWRFNQ; the protein is encoded by the coding sequence ATGGCCGCGAAATCCGACGGTGTCGGGGTTACCGGTTTCGCCCAGCTGCACAACCTGGACGAATCGGTGACCGAGGGGGGTGACGAGCAGCAGCTGGACGGGGGGCCGGAagccagcagctcattccacatctgTCACTGCTGTAACACCTCATCGTGTTACTGGGGCTGCCGGAGCGCCTGCCTGAGGAGATCGCTGTGTAACCTGAAAGGGGGGGACCATCCCGTCTTGGACTGTCTCTGGATCGTTATCGCGCTGCTCGTCTTCTTCTCGGACGTAGGCACAGACCTCTGGCTGGCGGCCGACTATTACCTGAAGCAGGACTACTGGTGGTTCGGCTTGACGCTCTTCTTCGTGCTGGTGCCGTCCGTCCTGGTGCAGATCCTCAGCTTCAGGTGGTTCATGCAGGATTACGCCGGCGGGGGACTCGGGGGTGTGGAGGGACTGAGCAGCAGGCGATCCGGCGTCACCGGCTACAACCGCTGCTGCAGGACCTCGGTGTGGATCTGGCAGTCGGTCATTCACATCCTGCAGCTGGGACAAGTGTGGAG